The following are from one region of the Vicugna pacos chromosome 9, VicPac4, whole genome shotgun sequence genome:
- the TSEN34 gene encoding tRNA-splicing endonuclease subunit Sen34 isoform X3, giving the protein MLVVEVANGRSLVWGAEAVQALRERLGVGGRTVGALPRGPRQNSRLGLPLLLMPEEARLLAEIGAVTLVSAPRPDPRQHSLALASFKRQQEQGFQEQSALAAEARETRRQELLEKIAEGQAAKKQKLEQESGTSGSQEPSGNQAAEENEASASQAAGEHEEAGSSSPQPGPSNGVAPLPRSALLVQLATARPRPIKARPLDWRVQSKDWPHAGRPAHELRYSIYRDLWERGFFLSAAGKFGGDFLVYPGDPLRFHAHYIAQCWAPGDPIPLQDLVSAGRLGTSVRKTLLLCSPQPDGKVVYTSLQWASLQ; this is encoded by the exons ATGCTGGTGGTGGAGGTGGCGAACGGCCGCTCGCTGGTGTGGGGGGCCGAGGCGGTGCAGGCGCTGCGTGAGCGCCTGGGAGTAGGGGGCCGCACTGTGGGCGCCCTGCCCCGCGGGCCCCGCCAGAACTCGCGCCTGGGCCTCCCGCTGCTGCTGATGCCTGAAGAGGCGCGGCTCCTGGCCGAGATAGGCGCAGTGACCCTGGTCAGCGCCCCGCGCCCGGATCCCCGCCAACACAGCCTG GCATTAGCATCCTTCAAGCGCCAGCAGGAGCAGGGCTTCCAGGAGCAAAGTGCTCTGGCAGCTGAAGCCCGTGAGACCCGTCGTCAGGAGCTCCTAGAGAAGATTGCCGAGGGCCAGGCTGCGAAGAAGCAGAAGCTGGAACAGGAATCAGGGACCAGTGGGAGCCAGGAGCCCAGTGGAAACCAAGCTGCAGAAGAGAATGAGGCCAGTGctagccaggctgctggggagcaTGAAGAAGCAG GCTCCTCCTCTCCCCAACCGGGGCCTTCAAACGGAGTGGCCCCTTTGCCCAGGTCTGCTCTGCTCGTCCAGCTGGCCACTGCCAGGCCTCGGCCCATCAAGGCTAGGCCCCTGGACTGGCGTGTCCAGTCCAAAGACTGGCCCCATGCTGGCCGCCCTGCCCACGAGCTTCGCTACAGCATCTACAGGGATCTGTGGGAGCGAGGCTTCTTCCTCAGCGCTGCCGGCAAGTTCGGGGGCGACTTCCTGGTCTATCCTG GCGACCCACTCCGTTTCCACGCTCACTACATCGCTCAGTGCTGGGCTCCTGGGGACCCCATCCCACTCCAGGACCTGGTTTCTGCTGGCCGCCTGGGAACCAGTGTCAGGAAGACGTTGCTCCTGTGCTCTCCACAGCCTGATGGTAAGGTGGTCTACACGTCCCTGCAGTGGGCCAGCCTGCAGTGA
- the TSEN34 gene encoding tRNA-splicing endonuclease subunit Sen34 isoform X2 — translation MRMLVVEVANGRSLVWGAEAVQALRERLGVGGRTVGALPRGPRQNSRLGLPLLLMPEEARLLAEIGAVTLVSAPRPDPRQHSLALASFKRQQEQGFQEQSALAAEARETRRQELLEKIAEGQAAKKQKLEQESGTSGSQEPSGNQAAEENEASASQAAGEHEEAGSSSPQPGPSNGVAPLPRSALLVQLATARPRPIKARPLDWRVQSKDWPHAGRPAHELRYSIYRDLWERGFFLSAAGKFGGDFLVYPGDPLRFHAHYIAQCWAPGDPIPLQDLVSAGRLGTSVRKTLLLCSPQPDGKVVYTSLQWASLQ, via the exons AT GAGGATGCTGGTGGTGGAGGTGGCGAACGGCCGCTCGCTGGTGTGGGGGGCCGAGGCGGTGCAGGCGCTGCGTGAGCGCCTGGGAGTAGGGGGCCGCACTGTGGGCGCCCTGCCCCGCGGGCCCCGCCAGAACTCGCGCCTGGGCCTCCCGCTGCTGCTGATGCCTGAAGAGGCGCGGCTCCTGGCCGAGATAGGCGCAGTGACCCTGGTCAGCGCCCCGCGCCCGGATCCCCGCCAACACAGCCTG GCATTAGCATCCTTCAAGCGCCAGCAGGAGCAGGGCTTCCAGGAGCAAAGTGCTCTGGCAGCTGAAGCCCGTGAGACCCGTCGTCAGGAGCTCCTAGAGAAGATTGCCGAGGGCCAGGCTGCGAAGAAGCAGAAGCTGGAACAGGAATCAGGGACCAGTGGGAGCCAGGAGCCCAGTGGAAACCAAGCTGCAGAAGAGAATGAGGCCAGTGctagccaggctgctggggagcaTGAAGAAGCAG GCTCCTCCTCTCCCCAACCGGGGCCTTCAAACGGAGTGGCCCCTTTGCCCAGGTCTGCTCTGCTCGTCCAGCTGGCCACTGCCAGGCCTCGGCCCATCAAGGCTAGGCCCCTGGACTGGCGTGTCCAGTCCAAAGACTGGCCCCATGCTGGCCGCCCTGCCCACGAGCTTCGCTACAGCATCTACAGGGATCTGTGGGAGCGAGGCTTCTTCCTCAGCGCTGCCGGCAAGTTCGGGGGCGACTTCCTGGTCTATCCTG GCGACCCACTCCGTTTCCACGCTCACTACATCGCTCAGTGCTGGGCTCCTGGGGACCCCATCCCACTCCAGGACCTGGTTTCTGCTGGCCGCCTGGGAACCAGTGTCAGGAAGACGTTGCTCCTGTGCTCTCCACAGCCTGATGGTAAGGTGGTCTACACGTCCCTGCAGTGGGCCAGCCTGCAGTGA
- the TSEN34 gene encoding tRNA-splicing endonuclease subunit Sen34 isoform X1, which translates to MLVVEVANGRSLVWGAEAVQALRERLGVGGRTVGALPRGPRQNSRLGLPLLLMPEEARLLAEIGAVTLVSAPRPDPRQHSLALASFKRQQEQGFQEQSALAAEARETRRQELLEKIAEGQAAKKQKLEQESGTSGSQEPSGNQAAEENEASASQAAGEHEEAGEGSSSPQPGPSNGVAPLPRSALLVQLATARPRPIKARPLDWRVQSKDWPHAGRPAHELRYSIYRDLWERGFFLSAAGKFGGDFLVYPGDPLRFHAHYIAQCWAPGDPIPLQDLVSAGRLGTSVRKTLLLCSPQPDGKVVYTSLQWASLQ; encoded by the exons ATGCTGGTGGTGGAGGTGGCGAACGGCCGCTCGCTGGTGTGGGGGGCCGAGGCGGTGCAGGCGCTGCGTGAGCGCCTGGGAGTAGGGGGCCGCACTGTGGGCGCCCTGCCCCGCGGGCCCCGCCAGAACTCGCGCCTGGGCCTCCCGCTGCTGCTGATGCCTGAAGAGGCGCGGCTCCTGGCCGAGATAGGCGCAGTGACCCTGGTCAGCGCCCCGCGCCCGGATCCCCGCCAACACAGCCTG GCATTAGCATCCTTCAAGCGCCAGCAGGAGCAGGGCTTCCAGGAGCAAAGTGCTCTGGCAGCTGAAGCCCGTGAGACCCGTCGTCAGGAGCTCCTAGAGAAGATTGCCGAGGGCCAGGCTGCGAAGAAGCAGAAGCTGGAACAGGAATCAGGGACCAGTGGGAGCCAGGAGCCCAGTGGAAACCAAGCTGCAGAAGAGAATGAGGCCAGTGctagccaggctgctggggagcaTGAAGAAGCAGGTGAAG GCTCCTCCTCTCCCCAACCGGGGCCTTCAAACGGAGTGGCCCCTTTGCCCAGGTCTGCTCTGCTCGTCCAGCTGGCCACTGCCAGGCCTCGGCCCATCAAGGCTAGGCCCCTGGACTGGCGTGTCCAGTCCAAAGACTGGCCCCATGCTGGCCGCCCTGCCCACGAGCTTCGCTACAGCATCTACAGGGATCTGTGGGAGCGAGGCTTCTTCCTCAGCGCTGCCGGCAAGTTCGGGGGCGACTTCCTGGTCTATCCTG GCGACCCACTCCGTTTCCACGCTCACTACATCGCTCAGTGCTGGGCTCCTGGGGACCCCATCCCACTCCAGGACCTGGTTTCTGCTGGCCGCCTGGGAACCAGTGTCAGGAAGACGTTGCTCCTGTGCTCTCCACAGCCTGATGGTAAGGTGGTCTACACGTCCCTGCAGTGGGCCAGCCTGCAGTGA